In bacterium, the genomic window TGCAGGGAGACCTTGCGGCTCAGCATCACGTGGACGCCGCCGCCCAGGGCCATGCCCGGGCCCTCGGCCTTGTAGAGCAGGTCGGCCTGCTGCGACTCTACGGTGAAGCCGCCGAGACCGCCAAACACGTAGGGACGGATCTTCTGCCCGGCCCGGAACAGGTAGACGGCATCGAGGGTGCCGCCGCCGACCTGGATCTTGACGTCCGGGTCGCTGGTCTCGTGCTCGGCCGCGGCGGCGAACAGGCGCAGCTGGAAGTTCGGCGTGAACAGGTAGCCGATCTGCAGGCCGACGCCGGGGGCCGTCTCCTCGATGAGGAGGTCGGCGGCGTCCTCGTTGGCGCCGACAGTGCTCGAGACGGCGTCGAAACCGAGCAGCCAGCGGCCGCCGAAGTCGTAGTCGGCGGCGGATGCAACGGCGGCGAACGCGGTCAGCAGGAAGAGCCCGGCCAACGTGCGGGACGGTCTGCGGGTGTCCATGACATGACCCTTTCAGCGGGTATGGCGTCCGGGCCGTGAGCCCGGAACATCTCGTGCATGCAGACGCCGCCGGCCGCACGCGACCGCCGACGGGGACGGACCAAGGCCGGATCATGGCACTTCCGGGGAATCCGCGTCAATCGGCAGGCTGGTTCAGATCACATCCAGCCTCTCCCCCCGCCGCAGCCGCCCCCGCAGTTCCATCAGCCGCGCGTCCAGCGCCCGCAGCTCCACGAGGTTGGCGCGCTCGGCGTCGCTGGGCTCGACCACGGCGCGCATCGCGCCGCCGCCGATGACCACGCGACGGTCGCCCATCAGGGCGAGGATCGGGTCGTGGGTGGCCATGAGCACGATCTTGTCCTGGCCGACGAGCACCTCGAG contains:
- a CDS encoding outer membrane beta-barrel protein, whose protein sequence is MDTRRPSRTLAGLFLLTAFAAVASAADYDFGGRWLLGFDAVSSTVGANEDAADLLIEETAPGVGLQIGYLFTPNFQLRLFAAAAEHETSDPDVKIQVGGGTLDAVYLFRAGQKIRPYVFGGLGGFTVESQQADLLYKAEGPGMALGGGVHVMLSRKVSL